One region of Jatrophihabitans cynanchi genomic DNA includes:
- a CDS encoding prepilin peptidase has protein sequence MSAYPLTLWVILAGAFGLAIGSFLNVVIYRVPAGESVISPPSRCPACRTPIRSRHNVPVLGWLLLRGRCADCAHPISVRYPLVEAMTALLFAVVTVRVAQLHLDSALPAYLYLVAAGFALALIDVDHKRLPDKIVLPSYAVVTVLLLIASAASHDWWALARAGIGAAALFAFYFALAFGYPAGMGFGDVKLAGVLGGLLGYLSWSALVVGAFAGFLFGAVVGAGLLAAGRCDRKSAIPFGPFMIAGALAALFVAEPLARGYLRLTGRL, from the coding sequence ATGTCCGCGTATCCCCTGACGCTGTGGGTGATCCTCGCCGGTGCCTTCGGGCTGGCCATCGGCTCGTTCCTGAACGTGGTGATCTACCGCGTTCCGGCGGGCGAATCTGTGATCAGCCCGCCGTCACGCTGCCCGGCCTGCCGCACCCCGATCCGCAGCCGGCACAACGTGCCTGTCCTCGGCTGGCTGCTACTGCGCGGCCGGTGCGCCGACTGCGCCCACCCGATCAGCGTGCGCTACCCGCTCGTCGAGGCGATGACGGCGCTGCTCTTCGCGGTGGTCACCGTTCGCGTCGCGCAACTGCACCTCGACTCCGCGCTACCGGCGTACCTCTACCTCGTTGCGGCCGGGTTCGCCCTGGCGCTGATCGATGTCGATCACAAGCGGCTTCCGGACAAGATCGTGCTGCCGTCGTACGCGGTCGTCACCGTGCTGCTGCTGATCGCATCGGCGGCCTCGCACGACTGGTGGGCACTCGCGCGGGCCGGCATCGGTGCCGCGGCGCTCTTCGCGTTCTACTTCGCCCTTGCGTTCGGCTACCCGGCGGGCATGGGCTTCGGCGACGTGAAGCTGGCAGGCGTCCTGGGCGGCCTGCTCGGCTACCTGTCGTGGTCGGCGCTGGTCGTCGGCGCGTTCGCCGGCTTCCTGTTCGGAGCCGTCGTCGGCGCCGGGCTGCTTGCCGCCGGCCGGTGCGATCGCAAGAGTGCGATTCCGTTCGGCCCGTTCATGATCGCCGGCGCGCTGGCCGCCCTGTTCGTCGCCGAACCCCTGGCCCGCGGCTACCTGCGGCTCACCGGCCGGCTGTGA
- a CDS encoding response regulator transcription factor — protein MTVRLLILESHPITRFGLARMVDEQPDLQTVGETDCASTAFELAHSLRPDVVSIDTELDGGWALARDLRDLRADLGIVILTSNGHDDVLFRALETGASAFVSKLAPATEILAAIRHSAVAASSFSAAGLAEALRNRDQAPDRLRLSPREAQVLALLQDGMSVPAIAGTLFVSLSTAKTYVARLYEKLGATNRAQALMSSVQLGLIAPSGANPIAQARVTAGR, from the coding sequence ATGACGGTCCGGTTGCTTATTCTGGAGAGCCATCCGATAACGCGGTTCGGCCTGGCCCGAATGGTCGACGAACAGCCTGACCTGCAGACGGTCGGCGAAACGGACTGCGCGTCGACCGCATTCGAGCTGGCCCATTCGCTGCGTCCGGATGTGGTGAGCATCGATACCGAACTCGACGGCGGCTGGGCACTGGCACGCGACCTGCGCGACCTGCGTGCTGATCTCGGGATCGTCATCTTGACCTCGAACGGGCACGACGACGTGCTGTTCCGCGCGCTGGAGACGGGGGCGTCCGCGTTCGTGTCCAAGCTCGCGCCGGCCACCGAGATCCTCGCCGCCATCCGGCACTCCGCCGTGGCGGCCTCTTCGTTCAGTGCGGCCGGCCTGGCCGAGGCTTTGCGCAATCGCGACCAGGCTCCGGACCGGCTGCGGCTGAGTCCTCGCGAGGCGCAGGTACTGGCCCTGCTCCAGGACGGGATGTCGGTGCCGGCCATCGCCGGCACGCTGTTCGTCAGCCTGTCCACGGCCAAGACCTACGTGGCGCGGCTCTACGAGAAGCTGGGCGCGACGAATCGGGCCCAGGCGCTGATGTCGTCGGTCCAACTCGGGCTGATCGCTCCGTCCGGTGCCAACCCGATCGCTCAGGCGCGGGTCACAGCCGGCCGGTGA